The following proteins are encoded in a genomic region of Thiomonas sp. X19:
- a CDS encoding FAD-dependent oxidoreductase, translating to MESSWDAIVIGSGIGGLTAAGLLARVAKMKVLVLEKHTERGGLTHTFRRDGASWDVGLHYVGHLQNGTFERKLFDFLSGGALSWNRMPEEFERFVYPGINFPVPSDPLRYEDRLVERFPGEAGAIRGYFRDMRSVARWSILGIQEQLMPGLLAFLLAQYRRFGAAKATQTTGDYLERHFRSPELKALLVSQWGDYGLPPRESAFAMHALVVGSYLQGGWFPEGGSGRIARTFEQGIEASAGSIRVGQEVTAILTRDGRAVGVKVIDRRGVEAAEVTYLAPVVISNVGAQNTYQRLLPTNGEIGRRTEKARAFIDSLAGGTSAVTLYVRLKAPISTLGIQGENYWINATLDHDDVLAQTTMTLAGDPRHIYLSFPSAKSGDGRFHTAEIIALLRPDAFDAWRSTIKGIRGRDYAELKECITQGLLRLADSAVPGFSALVQYCELSTPLTVEHYTSHPAGRFYGLPGTPARYQSAPLAVRAPIAGLYLSGSDVGSLGIVGAMMGGVAAASKVLGSAGFLHIMASVSRAKALAPDAARVPEKKRAQLVAKMALTPSIWRLEFELDAQIRFVPGQYARLRVARFEWRDYSIVAASGNRLTLLVSNRTHGDGSNFADAVQPCEATEIELPLGSYHLLRNAHHKVFVATGTGLAPFLPMFEQLAHAGELSAAELYFGCRSMAEDITKAFARLPQRTVTCVSRAQATAGEFQGRVTQALAGLEFISATTDFYVCGSAAMVAECRTILERAGASQILAESY from the coding sequence ATGGAATCGAGTTGGGATGCAATCGTCATCGGCTCGGGCATCGGCGGTTTGACTGCTGCCGGCCTTCTGGCAAGAGTCGCCAAGATGAAGGTTCTGGTGCTGGAAAAGCATACAGAGCGTGGTGGATTGACGCATACCTTTCGTCGCGACGGCGCATCCTGGGATGTCGGCCTGCATTACGTCGGACATTTGCAGAATGGCACCTTCGAGCGCAAGCTGTTCGATTTCCTGTCGGGCGGTGCGCTTAGCTGGAACCGTATGCCTGAGGAGTTCGAGCGCTTCGTCTATCCGGGGATCAATTTTCCCGTGCCCTCGGATCCGTTGCGTTACGAGGACCGGCTCGTCGAGCGATTTCCCGGTGAAGCCGGAGCGATCCGAGGCTACTTCCGCGACATGCGCTCAGTTGCTCGCTGGTCCATCCTTGGCATCCAGGAACAACTGATGCCAGGTCTCCTGGCGTTCCTGCTGGCGCAGTACCGCCGCTTTGGCGCAGCCAAGGCCACGCAGACGACAGGGGACTATTTGGAGCGCCATTTCCGTTCGCCAGAACTCAAAGCGTTGCTCGTTTCGCAGTGGGGCGACTATGGCTTGCCGCCACGTGAAAGCGCCTTCGCCATGCATGCCCTCGTGGTCGGCAGCTACCTGCAGGGAGGATGGTTTCCCGAAGGCGGCAGCGGGCGAATCGCGCGCACATTCGAACAGGGCATCGAAGCAAGCGCAGGCTCGATCAGGGTAGGCCAGGAAGTCACCGCGATCCTCACCCGCGACGGGCGTGCTGTTGGCGTGAAGGTCATTGATCGGCGGGGAGTTGAAGCGGCGGAAGTCACCTATCTTGCGCCCGTCGTCATCTCCAACGTCGGCGCACAAAACACTTACCAGCGACTGCTTCCCACCAATGGCGAAATCGGCCGACGAACCGAGAAGGCGCGCGCGTTCATCGACTCGCTGGCCGGAGGCACGTCAGCCGTGACGCTCTACGTTCGCCTGAAGGCGCCGATTTCTACCCTTGGCATTCAGGGCGAAAACTACTGGATCAATGCCACACTCGACCACGACGACGTGCTGGCGCAGACCACAATGACTCTGGCAGGTGATCCTCGCCATATCTATCTGTCGTTTCCGTCGGCCAAGTCGGGAGATGGCCGCTTCCACACCGCCGAGATCATCGCGCTGCTGCGCCCCGATGCTTTCGACGCGTGGCGCAGCACCATCAAAGGAATTCGCGGACGCGACTACGCCGAGCTCAAGGAATGCATCACGCAAGGCCTCCTGCGCCTGGCCGACAGCGCAGTGCCGGGGTTCTCTGCGCTCGTGCAATACTGCGAACTGTCCACACCGCTGACCGTCGAGCACTACACATCGCATCCGGCAGGCCGTTTCTACGGCCTGCCGGGAACACCAGCGAGATACCAATCTGCACCCCTTGCCGTGCGCGCACCGATCGCCGGCCTGTACTTGAGCGGCTCCGACGTGGGCAGTCTCGGTATCGTTGGCGCCATGATGGGCGGCGTGGCGGCGGCGAGCAAAGTACTCGGCTCTGCCGGATTCCTGCACATCATGGCCAGCGTCAGCCGAGCTAAGGCGCTTGCGCCGGATGCGGCGCGTGTCCCGGAAAAGAAGCGCGCTCAGCTCGTGGCGAAGATGGCGCTGACGCCTTCGATCTGGCGCCTGGAGTTCGAACTCGATGCGCAAATTCGTTTCGTGCCCGGGCAGTACGCCAGGTTGCGCGTCGCCCGATTCGAATGGCGCGACTATTCGATAGTTGCAGCCTCCGGCAACCGGCTCACTCTTCTGGTCAGCAACCGCACGCACGGCGACGGCTCGAACTTCGCAGACGCAGTGCAACCGTGTGAGGCGACCGAAATCGAGTTGCCGTTGGGCAGCTACCATCTGCTGCGCAATGCACACCACAAGGTGTTCGTTGCCACTGGAACCGGGCTGGCGCCCTTCCTGCCGATGTTCGAACAACTCGCGCATGCCGGCGAATTGAGTGCAGCCGAGCTCTATTTTGGCTGTCGCAGCATGGCGGAGGACATCACCAAAGCATTCGCCCGCTTGCCGCAGCGGACCGTCACCTGCGTCAGCCGAGCGCAGGCAACGGCAGGCGAATTTCAGGGGCGCGTGACGCAGGCCCTTGCGGGCCTGGAATTCATCTCCGCGACGACGGATTTCTATGTTTGCGGCTCAGCAGCCATGGTCGCCGAGTGCAGGACGATTTTGGAACGCGCCGGAGCATCCCAGATCCTGGCTGAATCTTATTGA
- a CDS encoding MarR family winged helix-turn-helix transcriptional regulator yields the protein MKNSWFTQTEVFLLHEIVARLDRLARQRVLDAKGISYAEFLVAMAVREKAQPTHREVGELLDMSKSLVSQRVTALLAKGFVLQRRDEHNRRQVRLELTATGQESLEQIYQEMANNASKVFNVLGPARSHFLQALRHLQDALITEDALVREAHGDAGNLTNVDSHIH from the coding sequence ATGAAAAACTCATGGTTCACGCAGACCGAAGTCTTCTTGCTGCACGAGATCGTCGCCCGGCTCGACCGTCTCGCGCGCCAACGTGTGCTCGACGCCAAGGGCATCAGCTACGCGGAGTTTCTCGTCGCGATGGCTGTGCGCGAAAAGGCGCAACCGACTCACAGAGAAGTCGGCGAGCTGCTTGACATGAGCAAGTCCTTGGTGAGCCAGCGGGTCACTGCGTTGCTGGCCAAGGGATTTGTTCTCCAGCGTCGTGATGAGCATAATCGCAGACAGGTGAGGCTTGAGTTGACGGCGACCGGGCAGGAGTCGCTGGAACAGATCTATCAAGAGATGGCCAACAATGCCTCGAAGGTTTTCAACGTTTTGGGTCCCGCGCGCTCCCATTTCCTGCAGGCGCTGCGCCACCTGCAGGATGCGTTAATCACCGAGGATGCGCTAGTTCGTGAGGCGCACGGCGACGCTGGCAATCTAACCAATGTGGATTCGCACATCCATTGA
- a CDS encoding DUF2867 domain-containing protein: MDDADQHLDVKVSFCKVAEAGRNALAVSTVVHLHNLLGRVYMLLVAPIHRRIVPATLARLETGQSAAP, translated from the coding sequence CTGGACGACGCGGACCAGCATCTGGACGTCAAGGTTTCGTTTTGCAAGGTCGCTGAAGCCGGCCGCAACGCGTTGGCGGTCTCTACCGTGGTGCATCTTCACAACCTGCTGGGACGCGTCTACATGCTGCTCGTCGCGCCGATCCACCGCCGCATCGTTCCCGCCACGCTGGCGCGGCTGGAGACTGGGCAATCCGCGGCGCCCTGA
- a CDS encoding GNAT family N-acetyltransferase, with protein MDGIVIRPMIEHAGAVPRIAAWFFEEWRLIYGDETQASVQRRIESWLTQRQIPTALVALSENQVVGTVALKERELPQFPESPWLAGLYVVPEFRRHGIGALLVRAAEREAASLGVERLHLYTPGSQQFYARLGWSVLGHRPLPGGMVAVMCKQVGVRNVRH; from the coding sequence ATGGATGGCATCGTCATTCGGCCGATGATCGAACATGCAGGGGCGGTGCCGCGCATCGCCGCGTGGTTCTTCGAGGAGTGGAGGCTGATCTATGGCGATGAGACCCAAGCCTCGGTGCAGCGCCGTATCGAAAGCTGGCTCACGCAGCGGCAGATCCCAACCGCTCTCGTTGCACTTTCCGAGAACCAGGTCGTCGGGACCGTGGCCTTGAAAGAGCGGGAATTGCCGCAGTTTCCGGAATCGCCGTGGTTAGCTGGCCTATACGTCGTGCCGGAGTTTCGTCGCCACGGGATCGGCGCGCTGCTGGTGCGGGCGGCAGAACGCGAAGCCGCCTCGCTCGGGGTTGAGCGGCTCCACCTCTATACCCCAGGTTCGCAGCAGTTCTATGCACGCCTGGGTTGGTCGGTGCTGGGGCATCGCCCGCTTCCCGGCGGCATGGTTGCCGTGATGTGCAAACAGGTCGGGGTGCGCAATGTCCGGCATTGA
- a CDS encoding sulfurtransferase: MAFLNPLLRSVAPCLGWVLSAACCPAAYAAGLPGPLVSVQWLHDHAKAVQIVDIRDDINSLTSDPTFNTEGGKKVLSKVGGYVPGALSVNFWAIRDKRDIDGHKVDFLLPTSSDFQAVMQASQFEADKPVVLVPTGDDASSLQEAAYLAYALQVFGMPADEVAILNGGTHAWIAAGYPVDTDAIAPMTSGHWVAKPADMKLVATTQQVLAASKHPGRPILVDARPMAQFVGVEQSIVATEAGRIPGARSLPPSVLYRTAKDGSARFLRAAQYRALLPLVGLSERGPMIAYCNTGQYAASTWFILTRLVGDQQVRVYPGSINEWSHLGYPMLGLPGQEAG; this comes from the coding sequence ATGGCCTTTTTGAACCCCCTGCTGCGCTCGGTCGCCCCATGCCTCGGATGGGTGCTCTCGGCCGCATGCTGCCCGGCTGCGTACGCAGCCGGGCTTCCGGGGCCCTTGGTCTCCGTGCAGTGGCTGCACGATCACGCCAAGGCTGTCCAGATCGTCGATATCCGCGACGACATCAACAGCTTGACCAGCGACCCCACATTCAACACCGAAGGCGGCAAAAAAGTCTTGAGCAAGGTCGGTGGCTATGTGCCAGGCGCCTTGTCTGTCAATTTCTGGGCGATTCGGGACAAGCGCGACATCGACGGTCACAAGGTCGATTTTCTGCTGCCGACCTCGTCGGATTTTCAGGCCGTGATGCAGGCCTCTCAGTTCGAAGCTGACAAGCCCGTGGTCCTTGTTCCAACGGGAGACGACGCTTCATCACTCCAGGAAGCGGCCTACCTGGCTTACGCGCTGCAAGTCTTCGGCATGCCGGCCGATGAGGTCGCCATTCTCAACGGCGGGACGCATGCATGGATCGCCGCCGGCTATCCGGTGGATACGGACGCCATTGCGCCGATGACATCCGGACATTGGGTCGCCAAGCCTGCCGACATGAAACTGGTGGCCACCACGCAGCAAGTGCTGGCGGCGAGCAAACATCCGGGGCGTCCCATCCTCGTCGATGCCAGACCCATGGCCCAATTTGTGGGGGTCGAGCAAAGTATCGTGGCGACCGAAGCTGGACGCATCCCAGGAGCGCGCTCCTTGCCACCTTCGGTGTTGTATCGAACCGCCAAGGACGGATCAGCCCGGTTTCTGCGTGCGGCCCAGTACCGGGCCCTCCTGCCCTTGGTGGGTCTGTCCGAACGCGGTCCGATGATTGCCTACTGCAACACGGGCCAATACGCCGCGAGCACCTGGTTCATCCTGACCCGACTGGTGGGCGACCAGCAAGTCCGTGTGTACCCAGGCTCGATCAACGAGTGGTCCCATTTGGGCTATCCAATGCTGGGCCTGCCAGGCCAGGAGGCAGGATGA
- a CDS encoding substrate-binding domain-containing protein, with the protein MPTQPLVFYAAVLKNAPNPRAGEAFVKLMTSAEGRTLFKDYGYSEPKGDALK; encoded by the coding sequence TTGCCCACCCAGCCGCTGGTGTTCTACGCCGCCGTGCTGAAGAACGCGCCCAACCCCAGAGCCGGCGAAGCCTTCGTCAAGCTCATGACCAGCGCCGAAGGGCGGACGTTGTTCAAGGACTACGGCTACAGCGAACCCAAGGGCGACGCTCTGAAGTGA
- a CDS encoding molybdopterin-binding protein: protein MRTSARNVLHGTIEVVTPGAVNAEVVLRLPGGERLVAIITLDSMRRLGLEPNTLAWAMIKASWPILCTPQDCTKTSARNRLCGQVSRIVPGVVNDEISIELSGGGELVVMITPASTRHLGLQHGLHVCALIKASHIILGVDD from the coding sequence ATGCGAACCAGCGCACGCAACGTGCTGCACGGCACGATCGAGGTCGTCACGCCCGGCGCCGTCAATGCCGAGGTGGTCCTGCGACTGCCCGGAGGAGAGCGGCTTGTCGCGATCATCACCTTGGACAGCATGCGCCGTCTCGGCCTGGAGCCCAACACACTCGCGTGGGCGATGATCAAGGCGTCCTGGCCCATTCTGTGCACCCCACAAGACTGTACGAAAACATCGGCCCGCAATCGGCTCTGCGGCCAAGTCAGCCGCATTGTCCCCGGGGTCGTCAATGATGAAATTTCCATCGAGCTGAGTGGTGGCGGCGAGTTGGTCGTCATGATCACGCCCGCGAGCACCCGTCACCTGGGTCTCCAGCATGGCCTGCACGTATGCGCCTTGATCAAGGCTTCACACATCATCCTCGGGGTGGACGACTGA
- a CDS encoding Crp/Fnr family transcriptional regulator: protein MPRLHTPNQNHLIAALPTAEFERLNDALELVPMMLGEVLYEPGTLLPHAYFPTTAVISLYSATVTGAAAETTGVGREGMVGMALFMGGDTTPSSAVVLTSGHGYRLPRSALMRAFEGPGQMRRLLLRYTQALITQITQAAVCYRHHSIEQQLSRWLLSTADRSPAGELVMTQELVASMLGMRRESVTQAAGGLQEGGYIRYRRGHITVIDPIGLQTCACECYGVVKHELHRLLTETRLRQDDTAFERPSAGLV from the coding sequence ATGCCCAGACTCCACACGCCCAACCAAAACCATCTGATCGCCGCCCTGCCCACGGCGGAGTTCGAGCGGCTGAACGATGCCCTGGAACTGGTTCCGATGATGCTGGGCGAGGTGCTTTATGAGCCTGGGACGCTGTTGCCGCATGCCTACTTTCCGACCACGGCGGTGATCTCGCTGTATTCCGCAACGGTCACGGGAGCCGCCGCGGAAACCACAGGAGTCGGCCGCGAAGGCATGGTCGGCATGGCGCTCTTCATGGGAGGTGACACCACGCCAAGTTCCGCCGTGGTGCTGACGTCGGGGCATGGCTATCGGCTGCCCCGCAGCGCGCTGATGCGGGCCTTCGAGGGGCCGGGGCAGATGCGGCGCCTGCTGCTGCGCTACACCCAGGCGCTGATCACGCAGATCACCCAGGCGGCCGTCTGCTACCGCCATCATTCGATCGAGCAGCAGCTCAGTCGCTGGTTGCTGTCAACCGCCGATCGTTCGCCAGCGGGAGAGTTGGTGATGACGCAGGAGCTGGTGGCCAGTATGTTGGGCATGCGCCGCGAAAGCGTCACGCAGGCTGCTGGAGGGCTGCAGGAAGGCGGCTATATCCGGTACCGCCGAGGCCACATCACGGTTATTGATCCGATCGGGCTGCAGACCTGTGCGTGTGAGTGCTACGGCGTGGTGAAGCATGAGTTGCACCGTTTGCTGACCGAAACCCGGCTCCGTCAGGACGACACGGCGTTCGAGCGCCCAAGCGCTGGCCTGGTCTGA
- a CDS encoding response regulator, with product MTIEHDILGANILIVDDQDVNVRLLSRLLAEAGYSRVASTMKPAEVCALHRRDNYDLILLDLQMPAMDGFSVMEALKTNEQESYLPVIVLTAQPGHKLRALQAGAKDFISKPFDLVEVKTRIHNMLEVRLLYRKLEAHNKDLERAVSERTAELRESEARYRSLTELASDWYWEQDDHGEFTKVSGPVMEMLGLRVGPLAAGSAPNLDDGWDLAERKALQDSIAARRPFLDFAFHRTNSDGSRQQFRVSGQPMFDQACRFVGYRGIGVEVTSGR from the coding sequence GTGACCATAGAACACGACATTCTGGGCGCCAACATCCTGATTGTGGACGATCAGGATGTCAATGTGAGGCTCCTGAGTCGCTTGCTGGCTGAGGCCGGCTACAGCCGCGTCGCGTCGACCATGAAGCCGGCCGAGGTCTGCGCTCTGCACCGCCGGGACAACTACGACCTGATCCTGCTTGACTTGCAGATGCCGGCGATGGATGGGTTCAGCGTCATGGAAGCCCTGAAGACCAACGAACAAGAGAGCTACCTGCCGGTCATCGTGCTCACCGCCCAGCCCGGCCACAAGTTGCGGGCGCTGCAGGCAGGTGCCAAGGACTTCATCAGCAAACCCTTCGACCTGGTGGAGGTCAAGACCCGCATCCACAACATGCTGGAGGTCCGACTGCTGTACCGAAAGCTGGAGGCCCACAACAAGGACCTCGAACGCGCCGTGAGCGAGCGCACCGCGGAGCTGCGGGAAAGCGAAGCCCGCTATCGCAGCCTGACCGAGTTGGCCTCGGACTGGTACTGGGAACAGGACGATCACGGTGAATTCACCAAGGTTTCGGGCCCGGTGATGGAAATGCTCGGCCTTCGGGTGGGTCCATTGGCGGCGGGCTCGGCGCCGAATCTCGACGACGGCTGGGACCTCGCAGAGCGCAAAGCCTTGCAAGACAGCATCGCGGCCCGCCGGCCCTTCCTCGACTTCGCCTTCCACCGCACCAACAGCGACGGATCGCGGCAGCAGTTCCGGGTCAGCGGGCAGCCGATGTTCGATCAGGCCTGTCGCTTCGTGGGCTACCGCGGCATCGGCGTGGAAGTCACATCAGGCAGGTAG
- a CDS encoding PAS domain S-box protein yields MEARRQTALLKTGALQSAILNSANFSSIATDDKGVIQLFNIGAERMLGYAAADVMNRITPADFSDPQEVILRAQALSVEFGTVIAPGFEALVFKASRGIEDIYDLTYLRKNGSRLPAVVSVTALRDAQNAIIGYLLIGTDNTVRKQVEAEQERLDQRLRDQHFYTRSLIESIVDALITTDPSGMITDVNEQAEVLTGRSRDALIGTPFKRYFTDSERAQVCIERVLSEKKVTNYELTASAADQRETVVSCNATPFYDRDRKLRGVIAAARDVTERKRLDSALRETNLELQGAKITAERANQAKSEFLSSMSHELRSPLNAILGFAQLMDSGSPPPTPAQKDSIDQILQAGWYLLELINEILDLALIESGKLSLSPEPMSLAEVLGDCQAMIEPQARKSGINVSFRPPDRPLFVKADRTRVKQIFVNLLSNAIKYNRVGGMVEVSCHASLGGRIRVSFQDTGEGLPADKLAQLFQPFNRLGQEAGVEEGTGIGLVVCKQLVELMGGEIGVDSTVGVGSLFWVELGAAQGLEIPSEATLPVATAPAGIAVDTPLRTVLCVEDNPANLMLVSRLLERRPDIHLLSAKDGRRGIELACAAMPEVILMDINLPGISGVTALKILAGDPITAHIPVIALSANAMPRDIEKGLEAGFFRYLTKPIKVDAFMETLDLALQEAQTRSLRSIDEATSP; encoded by the coding sequence ATGGAGGCACGTCGTCAAACGGCCCTGCTGAAGACGGGCGCACTGCAAAGTGCGATCCTCAACAGCGCCAACTTCTCGAGCATCGCCACCGACGACAAGGGCGTCATCCAACTCTTCAACATTGGCGCCGAGCGCATGCTGGGCTACGCGGCTGCCGACGTGATGAACCGCATCACCCCGGCTGACTTCTCCGATCCACAGGAAGTGATCCTGCGCGCCCAGGCTCTGAGCGTGGAGTTCGGCACCGTCATCGCTCCGGGCTTCGAAGCCCTCGTGTTCAAGGCTTCGCGCGGGATCGAGGACATCTACGATCTGACCTACCTGCGCAAGAACGGCAGTCGCTTGCCAGCCGTCGTCTCGGTCACGGCGCTGCGAGACGCGCAGAACGCGATCATCGGCTACTTGCTCATCGGCACCGACAACACGGTGCGCAAGCAGGTGGAAGCCGAGCAGGAACGGCTGGATCAGCGCCTGCGCGACCAGCATTTCTACACGCGGTCCCTGATCGAATCCATCGTCGACGCGCTGATCACCACCGACCCGTCCGGCATGATCACCGACGTCAACGAGCAGGCCGAGGTGCTCACCGGCCGAAGCCGCGACGCGTTGATCGGCACGCCCTTCAAGCGCTACTTCACCGATTCTGAGCGCGCGCAGGTGTGCATCGAGCGGGTCTTGAGCGAGAAGAAGGTCACCAACTACGAGTTGACCGCCAGCGCCGCCGACCAGCGCGAAACCGTGGTGTCCTGCAACGCGACGCCGTTCTATGACCGGGACCGGAAGCTGCGCGGGGTGATCGCCGCGGCGAGGGACGTCACCGAGCGCAAGCGCCTCGATTCGGCCTTGCGCGAAACGAACCTCGAACTCCAGGGCGCCAAGATCACAGCGGAGCGCGCCAACCAGGCGAAGTCGGAGTTCTTGTCCAGCATGAGCCACGAACTGCGCTCGCCGCTGAATGCGATTCTCGGCTTCGCGCAACTGATGGACTCGGGCTCACCGCCGCCGACACCTGCCCAGAAGGACAGCATCGACCAGATCCTCCAGGCCGGCTGGTACCTGCTGGAGCTGATCAACGAGATTCTCGATCTGGCCCTCATCGAGTCCGGCAAGCTGTCCTTGTCGCCAGAGCCCATGTCGCTGGCTGAAGTGCTCGGCGATTGTCAGGCGATGATCGAACCCCAGGCGCGCAAGAGCGGTATCAACGTCAGCTTTCGTCCGCCTGACCGTCCTTTGTTTGTCAAGGCAGATCGCACGCGGGTCAAGCAGATCTTTGTCAACCTGCTCTCCAACGCGATCAAATACAACCGCGTGGGCGGCATGGTCGAGGTCAGTTGCCACGCCAGCCTGGGGGGGCGCATCCGCGTCAGTTTCCAGGACACGGGAGAGGGCTTGCCGGCCGACAAGCTCGCACAACTGTTCCAGCCCTTCAATCGTCTTGGTCAGGAAGCTGGTGTCGAGGAAGGCACCGGGATCGGCCTGGTGGTCTGCAAACAGCTGGTCGAGTTGATGGGTGGCGAGATTGGTGTTGACAGCACGGTCGGCGTTGGCAGCTTGTTCTGGGTCGAGCTGGGGGCGGCTCAGGGCCTTGAAATTCCTTCCGAGGCCACGCTGCCGGTTGCCACAGCCCCCGCGGGCATCGCGGTCGACACGCCGCTGCGCACCGTGCTCTGCGTGGAAGACAATCCGGCGAATCTGATGCTGGTTTCCCGGCTCCTGGAACGTCGCCCGGACATCCATCTGCTGAGTGCGAAGGACGGCCGGCGCGGCATCGAATTGGCCTGCGCAGCGATGCCCGAGGTCATCCTGATGGACATCAATTTGCCCGGCATCAGCGGTGTCACGGCGCTCAAGATCCTCGCCGGTGACCCGATCACCGCGCACATTCCGGTGATCGCACTCAGCGCGAACGCCATGCCCAGAGACATCGAGAAGGGGTTGGAAGCCGGGTTTTTCCGCTATCTCACCAAACCGATCAAGGTCGACGCGTTCATGGAAACCCTGGATCTGGCCCTGCAAGAGGCGCAGACCCGATCGCTGCGCAGCATCGACGAGGCGACAAGTCCGTGA
- a CDS encoding gamma carbonic anhydrase family protein translates to MLFTHNGKKPSVDRDAWIAPNAVLCGDVTVGPGCRIQYGAQVIAEGGSIVIGQECIVMENAVLRSSAKHPLRIGRNCLIGPNAHVVGSTIEDEVFIATGAAVFHASHLGKGSEVRIHGVVHLRTHLPAGATVPIGWVAVGNPAQIIAPDQHERIWALQKPLNFPLTVYGFEREQASMVKLTQRLSETLASHISDESA, encoded by the coding sequence ATGCTCTTCACCCATAATGGCAAGAAACCATCGGTCGACCGCGACGCCTGGATTGCACCGAACGCGGTGCTTTGTGGTGATGTGACGGTTGGTCCTGGATGCCGGATCCAGTATGGAGCCCAGGTCATCGCCGAAGGCGGCTCGATCGTCATCGGTCAAGAGTGCATCGTGATGGAGAATGCCGTTTTACGGAGCTCCGCCAAACACCCATTGCGCATTGGCCGGAACTGCCTGATCGGTCCGAATGCGCATGTTGTCGGCAGCACGATCGAGGACGAGGTTTTCATTGCCACGGGTGCAGCGGTGTTCCACGCGTCCCATTTGGGCAAGGGAAGCGAAGTGCGCATCCATGGCGTCGTCCACTTGAGAACGCACCTGCCCGCCGGGGCGACCGTACCCATCGGCTGGGTTGCCGTTGGCAATCCGGCGCAGATCATCGCTCCCGATCAGCATGAGCGCATCTGGGCGCTGCAGAAGCCGCTGAACTTTCCACTGACGGTCTACGGCTTTGAGCGCGAGCAGGCTTCCATGGTCAAGCTGACGCAGCGCCTATCGGAAACACTGGCTTCCCACATCTCCGACGAGAGCGCCTGA
- a CDS encoding ATP-binding protein → MKSLRAQLLVLLTAAVLLAALVQAVVVFNSAMREADAVFDYHLQQLALSLASGDLGLPGFGPNADDHNGVDYVVQVWAPDGQRIYVSRPRLELPDQAVLGYANVDVGAQQWRVFSMQAGGRTIQVAQPLLSRRALALTFAFNSVWPMLLIAPLLLLAVAWVVRRSLKPLRSLSQELENRAATSFDPIDPQPVMQEMQPVVRAMNGLFTRTRQAFDTQQMFVADAAHELRSPLAALKVQIQMLGRAQDEATRQVALQRLGSGLDRATHLVEQLLALARADSSGQEAAAPSSLTQAARLALSDTLELAQTRGVDAGLEQAEELTVQAPPNGLRMLARNLLDNALRYTPAGGRVDVRVRREGSRAVLEVDDSGPGIPVDDRARVFDRFYRRENAPPGGSGLGLAIVQSVAERSGAQLSLLDSPLGGLRVRVEFPAVVASVAAAATDHGPAPG, encoded by the coding sequence GTGAAATCCCTGCGCGCTCAATTGCTGGTGCTGCTCACCGCGGCCGTGCTGCTCGCCGCCCTGGTGCAGGCGGTGGTGGTGTTCAACAGCGCCATGCGCGAAGCCGATGCGGTGTTCGACTACCACCTGCAGCAACTCGCCCTGTCGCTGGCCAGCGGCGACCTCGGCCTGCCTGGCTTCGGCCCGAATGCCGACGACCATAACGGCGTGGACTATGTGGTGCAGGTCTGGGCCCCGGACGGCCAGCGCATCTATGTTTCGCGCCCGCGGCTGGAACTGCCCGATCAGGCGGTGCTGGGCTATGCCAATGTGGATGTCGGCGCGCAGCAATGGCGCGTGTTTTCCATGCAGGCGGGCGGGCGCACCATCCAGGTGGCGCAGCCCTTGCTCAGCCGCCGCGCCCTCGCCCTGACCTTCGCCTTCAATTCCGTCTGGCCCATGTTGCTGATCGCCCCGCTCCTGCTGCTGGCCGTGGCCTGGGTGGTGCGGCGTTCGCTCAAGCCCTTGCGCTCGCTGTCGCAGGAGTTGGAAAACCGGGCCGCCACCTCTTTCGACCCCATCGACCCGCAACCGGTGATGCAGGAAATGCAACCCGTGGTGCGCGCCATGAACGGCCTGTTCACACGCACCCGCCAGGCCTTCGACACGCAGCAGATGTTCGTGGCCGACGCCGCCCACGAACTGCGTTCGCCGCTGGCCGCGCTCAAGGTGCAGATCCAGATGCTCGGCCGCGCGCAGGATGAGGCCACCCGCCAGGTCGCACTGCAGCGCCTGGGCTCGGGCCTGGACCGCGCCACGCATCTGGTCGAGCAACTGCTCGCCCTGGCACGCGCCGACTCCAGTGGACAGGAAGCCGCCGCGCCCAGTTCGCTCACCCAGGCCGCGCGACTGGCCTTGTCCGACACGCTGGAACTGGCGCAAACACGCGGCGTCGACGCCGGGCTGGAGCAGGCCGAGGAACTCACCGTGCAAGCCCCACCCAACGGCCTGCGCATGCTGGCCCGCAATCTGCTGGACAACGCCTTGCGCTACACCCCGGCGGGCGGGCGGGTGGACGTGCGGGTGCGGCGCGAAGGCAGCCGGGCCGTGCTCGAAGTGGACGATTCCGGCCCCGGCATTCCGGTGGACGACCGGGCGCGCGTGTTCGATCGCTTCTACCGCCGCGAGAACGCGCCACCCGGTGGCAGCGGCCTGGGCCTGGCCATCGTGCAAAGCGTGGCGGAACGCAGCGGCGCCCAGCTCAGCCTGCTGGATTCACCCCTCGGCGGGCTGCGGGTGCGGGTGGAATTCCCGGCCGTTGTGGCGTCGGTCGCGGCGGCGGCCACGGACCACGGGCCGGCGCCCGGATAA